The following coding sequences are from one Candidatus Acidiferrales bacterium window:
- the pilO gene encoding type 4a pilus biogenesis protein PilO produces the protein MSGKNKSRRWKLAIKIALGCILTMDVALMVVSWQAAGEQPQVQKTERDRLAARAKLLSADVEKGKKIEKDLPDVGKECDSFYQSNLLPESSGYSTLVADLGQMAKNAGVQTSGVSFKEQTVKDRGLNEVTITAAVQGDYQGLVRLINELEHSSHFYVLDGLTLASESSGTIKLQVALRTYLRR, from the coding sequence ATGAGCGGGAAGAACAAATCCCGGCGCTGGAAACTGGCGATAAAGATCGCGCTGGGTTGCATTCTCACGATGGACGTTGCTTTGATGGTTGTGAGCTGGCAGGCGGCTGGCGAACAGCCGCAAGTCCAGAAGACGGAACGAGACAGATTGGCGGCGCGGGCGAAGTTGCTCTCGGCGGACGTGGAGAAGGGAAAGAAAATCGAAAAAGATCTTCCCGATGTCGGAAAAGAGTGTGACTCGTTTTATCAGAGCAATTTGCTGCCGGAATCTTCGGGATACTCGACGCTGGTTGCCGATTTGGGCCAAATGGCCAAGAATGCAGGTGTACAGACGAGCGGTGTATCCTTCAAGGAACAAACGGTGAAGGATCGCGGGCTGAATGAAGTGACGATTACGGCGGCTGTACAGGGAGACTATCAGGGGCTTGTACGACTCATCAATGAACTCGAGCATTCGTCTCATTTCTACGTGCTCGATGGGCTGACACTTGCGTCCGAATCGTCCGGAACAATCAAATTGCAAGTAGCGTTGCGGACGTACCTTCGCAGATGA
- a CDS encoding GspE/PulE family protein yields the protein MATTNRESHPTIVREDTAERDRTQKLAERYRVPFIDLAEQRIDPELFRSIPAELMFRYNFVPLESHDNSLVVVVSDPSQLLVNDELALLLGKKLTIKVATATQIGDLLKRTEQSQRVLDQATEGFTLQVVGDEDGDENISMEKLTRDTGVSPVVRLVDTVIFTALERRASDIHIETRNSEVAVKYRIDGVLQYAMQPLAKEWHSTILSRIKVMSELDIAERRVPQDGRFRVRYKGRFIDFRVSVMPSIHGEDAVLRVLDKETLSEKFRNLTLDVVGFAEEDLRKFRRYIHEPYGMVLVTGPTGSGKTTTLYAAINEIKSDEDKIITIEDPVEYQVQGITQIPVNEKKGLTFARGLRSILRHDPDKIMVGEIRDQETAQIAIQSALTGHLVFTTVHANNVTDVIGRFINMGVEPYNFVSALNCILAQRLVRVICPSCKKRVHLPASAFEESGIDPKEWADVPIFEGVGCLECSGSGYRGRTAICELLDLSDRIREMIIDRRPTSEIKRAAREEGMEFLRESGLSRVRMGITTFREINKVTFID from the coding sequence ATGGCAACAACAAACCGAGAGTCGCATCCGACGATAGTCCGCGAAGACACGGCCGAGCGCGACCGCACGCAGAAGCTCGCGGAACGGTACCGTGTGCCGTTCATCGATCTCGCGGAGCAGCGGATTGACCCGGAACTTTTTCGATCGATTCCGGCCGAGCTGATGTTTCGCTACAACTTTGTGCCGCTGGAATCGCATGACAATTCGTTGGTTGTGGTCGTATCGGACCCCAGTCAACTCCTCGTAAATGATGAGCTCGCGTTGTTGCTCGGCAAAAAACTGACGATCAAGGTGGCCACGGCTACACAGATCGGCGATTTGCTCAAGCGAACGGAGCAATCGCAGCGCGTTCTCGACCAGGCGACAGAGGGTTTCACGCTGCAAGTGGTTGGCGACGAGGACGGCGACGAAAACATCTCGATGGAGAAGCTCACGCGGGATACTGGCGTGAGTCCCGTTGTGCGCCTCGTTGATACCGTGATCTTTACGGCGCTCGAACGACGAGCCAGCGACATTCATATTGAGACGCGTAATTCGGAAGTTGCCGTGAAATACCGCATTGACGGCGTGCTGCAATATGCGATGCAGCCGCTCGCCAAGGAGTGGCATTCGACCATATTGTCGCGCATCAAGGTGATGAGCGAACTGGATATTGCTGAGCGGCGCGTGCCGCAGGATGGTCGCTTCCGAGTCCGGTATAAGGGACGGTTCATTGATTTTCGCGTGTCTGTGATGCCTTCGATCCACGGAGAAGACGCTGTTCTGCGCGTCCTGGACAAAGAAACGCTGAGCGAGAAGTTTCGGAATCTGACTTTGGATGTTGTTGGTTTTGCTGAAGAGGATTTGCGGAAATTCCGACGCTACATTCACGAGCCATACGGAATGGTGCTCGTCACGGGGCCAACTGGTTCGGGCAAAACCACGACGCTTTATGCCGCGATCAACGAAATCAAATCCGATGAAGACAAGATCATCACGATCGAAGATCCCGTCGAGTATCAGGTGCAGGGGATTACGCAGATTCCGGTGAACGAGAAGAAAGGTCTCACGTTCGCGCGCGGACTGCGCTCGATTCTGCGCCACGACCCGGACAAGATCATGGTGGGCGAAATCCGCGACCAGGAAACAGCGCAGATTGCGATTCAATCCGCACTGACGGGCCATCTGGTCTTTACCACCGTGCATGCGAACAACGTGACGGACGTGATTGGGAGATTTATTAACATGGGCGTTGAGCCCTACAATTTCGTCTCTGCACTGAATTGTATTCTCGCCCAGCGTTTGGTCCGCGTAATTTGCCCGAGCTGTAAGAAGCGCGTGCATCTTCCCGCGAGTGCTTTTGAAGAGTCGGGAATCGATCCCAAAGAGTGGGCGGATGTGCCTATTTTTGAGGGAGTGGGTTGCCTCGAGTGCTCCGGCAGCGGTTACCGCGGCCGGACTGCGATTTGCGAGCTGCTGGACCTCTCGGATCGCATCCGCGAGATGATTATTGACCGCAGGCCAACATCGGAAATCAAACGAGCGGCAAGAGAAGAAGGGATGGAATTTCTGCGCGAATCAGGCCTTTCCCGGGTGCGGATGGGGATTACGACATTCCGGGAAATCAATAAGGTGACTTTTATTGACTAA
- a CDS encoding type II secretion system F family protein, translating into MAEFVCKVGDATGNVFQQLETAQSETEARQKLADRGFYVYTVRPNLTVAGLFGGLRSNRKLPPGDFLIFNQQFNTLIKAGLPILKALDLLADRAAQPKIRPLLSEVRSQVREGELLSDAVEATGMFPGVYIASLRAGEKSGDLPGVLDDYISYQRVTSGIRKKLISVLVYPTFLVVAATCIVSYLVAYVIPQFAKLYADLGTKLPAPTQFLITLVMGYGKWILTAVVLAAVGLVLLFFWSRTSAGGLAVDRLKLKIPVVGDVWMKFQMAQFTRTLGTLLRGGTPLVNGLETAANAMTSRLVSRAVLRSAQKVREGGALHAALADTNMIPALALDMIEVGEASGALAPMLGSVAQFYEEETNLKTGVLISIIEPVVLVIIALIILFILIALYLPLFSVSAGG; encoded by the coding sequence ATGGCTGAATTTGTGTGCAAAGTCGGGGATGCGACCGGAAACGTCTTCCAGCAATTGGAGACGGCCCAGAGCGAAACGGAAGCTCGTCAGAAGCTGGCCGATCGAGGATTTTACGTTTATACGGTCCGTCCGAACCTAACTGTCGCCGGACTATTTGGCGGGCTTCGAAGCAATCGGAAACTCCCACCAGGTGACTTCCTGATCTTCAATCAGCAGTTTAATACTCTGATAAAGGCCGGCTTGCCGATTTTGAAGGCGCTCGACCTCTTGGCGGACCGTGCCGCCCAGCCGAAGATCCGCCCGCTGCTGAGCGAAGTTCGCAGCCAGGTGCGCGAAGGAGAATTGCTTTCGGACGCAGTCGAAGCGACGGGGATGTTTCCCGGCGTGTACATTGCCTCGCTGCGAGCCGGCGAGAAAAGCGGCGATCTGCCAGGGGTTCTGGATGACTACATCTCCTATCAACGCGTGACATCGGGGATTCGCAAGAAACTCATCAGCGTTCTGGTTTATCCGACTTTCCTGGTCGTCGCTGCGACATGCATCGTTTCATATCTGGTTGCCTATGTAATCCCACAGTTTGCCAAACTGTATGCAGATTTGGGCACAAAACTTCCTGCGCCTACGCAATTTTTGATCACGCTCGTGATGGGCTACGGCAAGTGGATTTTGACCGCTGTTGTGCTTGCCGCGGTTGGACTCGTCCTTCTGTTTTTTTGGTCGAGGACAAGCGCAGGCGGTTTGGCTGTGGACCGTCTGAAATTGAAGATTCCCGTGGTCGGGGATGTCTGGATGAAATTTCAGATGGCCCAGTTTACGCGCACATTGGGCACCTTGCTTCGCGGAGGAACGCCCTTAGTGAACGGACTGGAAACAGCAGCGAATGCCATGACCAGCCGGTTAGTCTCGAGAGCGGTTCTTAGGTCAGCGCAAAAGGTGCGCGAGGGCGGCGCGTTGCACGCGGCATTGGCAGATACAAACATGATCCCCGCTCTCGCGCTCGACATGATCGAAGTGGGAGAAGCATCTGGCGCGCTGGCGCCCATGCTGGGGAGCGTCGCGCAATTCTACGAGGAAGAGACGAATTTAAAGACCGGGGTACTGATCTCAATCATCGAGCCAGTTGTCTTGGTTATCATAGCGCTGATTATTTTGTTTATTTTGATTGCGCTGTACCTGCCGCTATTTTCCGTTTCCGCGGGCGGATAA
- a CDS encoding outer membrane lipoprotein carrier protein LolA, translating into MVGIFLEKYTSGGSAISVESGTVYFEKPGRMRWDYDSPSTKMFLVDGKNVWYYVPANHTASRTSIKESSDWRTPLALLAGKANLERICGSLRLGSGTGGSEERPAEAGNAVLVCSPRKEDADAFTKAVFEVNPRDQLVRVAIRQPGDIETEFRFGDWHENVRIEEAKFHFTPPVGVAIVDDSALARSVQ; encoded by the coding sequence ATGGTCGGAATTTTTCTCGAGAAGTACACCTCCGGCGGGTCCGCGATTAGCGTCGAGAGCGGCACGGTATATTTCGAGAAGCCCGGACGCATGCGATGGGATTATGATTCGCCGTCGACGAAGATGTTCTTAGTGGATGGCAAGAATGTCTGGTATTACGTGCCGGCAAACCATACGGCGAGCCGCACGTCGATCAAAGAAAGTTCGGATTGGCGCACTCCACTGGCGCTGCTGGCGGGAAAGGCAAATTTAGAGCGAATCTGCGGAAGTCTGAGGTTAGGTTCTGGAACGGGGGGTTCTGAGGAACGTCCGGCAGAGGCAGGCAATGCTGTTCTTGTTTGCAGTCCCCGAAAAGAAGATGCGGACGCCTTTACGAAGGCCGTCTTTGAAGTAAACCCAAGAGATCAGCTCGTTAGAGTGGCAATCCGGCAACCGGGGGACATCGAAACTGAGTTCCGCTTTGGCGATTGGCATGAAAATGTTCGAATTGAAGAGGCGAAATTCCACTTTACTCCTCCCGTGGGCGTAGCCATTGTGGATGATTCGGCGCTGGCCCGCAGCGTTCAATAG